One Microtus pennsylvanicus isolate mMicPen1 chromosome 3, mMicPen1.hap1, whole genome shotgun sequence DNA window includes the following coding sequences:
- the Ubtfl1 gene encoding upstream-binding factor 1-like protein 1, which yields MASPDNRHLWSKRDNLKLLECMKNIIPLDDSRGFKKTLEDLDWNKVAFGQFSGEMCRQKWTKISHSLRKSRTLSELLLEASEHVKQSRRSKAIEKHPDFPKRPLTAYLRFYKEHLEKYSQMYPKYNNRQLTKILAEKYKQLPQEIKDRYIQEFQKEKQEFPEKLAKFKETHPGIEHYKKYRVPKSHQTKVPKKSQGDMKNLKSPLEIEFPKTFSTVIKFQGEPKKPPINAYHKFHQDSWSSTGLQHLPLRERWVEISRRWHQVPGSLREHYNCQVKELQKQYWVEMDLWLKGLSPEEATAYREAKATCGKRKNLAMSGGRSPKFGQTEQQSTSATEELQSSSGEMQGLLLPETDSSETIQGYDGGSQAGGQNMMENGKEEDPIGSSDSCSCSSDSSSSSSDSSSSSSDSSSSSLDSASSEDEDDGHVP from the coding sequence ATGGCATCGCCTGATAATCGACATCTGTGGTCGAAAAGAGACAATCTGAAGTTACTGGAATGCATGAAGAATATTATCCCCTTGGATGACTCCAGAGGATTCAAAAAAACCCTGGAAGACCTAGACTGGAACAAAGTGGCTTTTGGGCAGTTTTCAGGAGAAATGTGCAGACAGAAGTGGACGAAGATCTCCCATAGTCTGAGGAAGTCCCGCACACTGTCAGAGTTACTGCTGGAAGCCTCAGAACATGTCAAACAATCTCGCAGAAGTAAGGCAATCGAGAAACATCCCGACTTCCCCAAAAGACCCCTGACTGCCTATCTGCGCTTCTACAAGGAGCATCTGGAGAAATACTCTCAGATGTATCCCAAGTACAACAACCGACAGCTGACCAAAATCCTGGCTGAGAAATACAAGCAGCTGCCACAGGAGATCAAGGACAGATATATTCAGGAGTTccagaaggagaaacaagaatTTCCGGAAAAACTGGCTAAATTCAAGGAAACTCACCCTGGTATAGAGCATTATAAGAAATATAGAGTGCCCAAGAGCCACCAAACTAAAGTCCCTAAGAAATCACAAGGAGATATGAAAAACCTAAAGTCTCCTCTAGAAATAGAATTTCCCAAAACATTTTCTACAGTGATAAAATTTCAGGGAGAACCCAAGAAACCCCCTATAAATGCATATCACAAATTTCACCAAGATTCATGGTCAAGTACGGGGCTGCAGCATCTACCCTTAAGGGAACGTTGGGTTGAGATTAGCAGACGGTGGCATCAAGTCCCAGGGAGCCTGAGAGAGCATTATAACTGTCAGGTCAAAGAGTTACAGAAACAGTACTGGGTGGAGATGGACCTCTGGCTCAAGGGATTGTCTCCCGAGGAAGCCACCGCATATCGAGAGGCAAAAGCCACTTGTGGTAAGAGAAAGAACTTGGCCATGTCTGGAGGCAGAAGCCCCAAATTTGGACAAACAGAGCAGCAGTCCACCTCAGCAACGGAGGAGCTCCAATCCAGTTCTGGAGAAATGCAAGGGCTGCTGCTTCCTGAAACAGATTCCTCAGAGACTATTCAGGGCTATGATGGTGGCTCCCAGGCAGGCGGGCAGAATATGATGGAAAATGGCAAAGAGGAAGACCCCATCGGCTCCTCAGACTCTTGTAGCTGCTCCTCGGACTCCTCTAGCAGCTCCTCGGACTCTTCTAGCAGCTCCTCGGACTCCTCTAGCAGCTCCTTGGACTCCGCTAGCagtgaagatgaagatgatgggCACGTTCCTTAG